A single genomic interval of Picosynechococcus sp. PCC 7003 harbors:
- a CDS encoding matrixin family metalloprotease — protein sequence MAGLDGIFRTWRRHPWGWRFWFGLLGGLAIALGLQWGSYGLGPELLTRLPQSQTHPLPETLQGTSDPITAAEDYFGAVTPSPLGHLIWSEFPVNVYVAPLDPAASPAAQQRQQQWQWATIAAIAQWQTYLPLLILETADTADIVIQRQAPPAQREIDPETGKIRYSLGRNAETRYEFYIDDRNILRHRMTILLNDHQGAIATQNTACHELGHALGIWGHSPNAEDALFPRQMGTQARISAADINTLRKIYQQPTRLGWPMPPLATKKLADPQSLKEGQ from the coding sequence TTGGCTGGGTTAGACGGTATTTTTCGGACTTGGCGGCGTCATCCTTGGGGGTGGCGTTTTTGGTTTGGTCTCCTTGGGGGTTTAGCGATCGCCTTGGGTCTCCAGTGGGGCAGCTATGGTTTAGGCCCAGAATTGCTCACGCGTTTACCCCAATCCCAGACCCATCCTCTGCCAGAAACGCTCCAAGGGACGTCAGACCCGATAACTGCGGCAGAAGATTACTTCGGGGCGGTTACCCCCTCTCCCCTGGGCCATTTGATCTGGTCGGAGTTTCCGGTGAACGTTTACGTGGCCCCCCTTGATCCCGCTGCCAGTCCTGCGGCCCAACAACGTCAGCAACAATGGCAATGGGCCACCATCGCGGCGATCGCCCAGTGGCAAACTTATCTACCGTTGTTAATTCTCGAGACAGCAGATACCGCCGATATCGTGATTCAGCGCCAAGCTCCCCCAGCCCAAAGGGAGATCGACCCAGAAACAGGCAAAATTCGCTATTCTTTGGGCCGCAATGCCGAAACTCGCTACGAATTCTACATCGACGACCGAAACATTCTCCGCCACCGCATGACCATTCTGCTGAATGATCACCAAGGGGCGATCGCCACCCAAAATACCGCTTGCCATGAATTGGGTCACGCCCTTGGTATTTGGGGTCATAGCCCCAATGCTGAAGATGCGCTTTTCCCAAGACAAATGGGCACCCAAGCAAGGATCTCCGCTGCTGATATCAATACCCTCCGCAAAATCTACCAACAACCAACCCGTTTAGGCTGGCCAATGCCTCCTTTAGCCACTAAAAAACTCGCTGATCCCCAGAGCCTTAAAGAAGGTCAATAA
- a CDS encoding ParA family protein, whose protein sequence is MALIISTVNMKGGVGKTTLTVNLAACLARHHKKRVLVVDLDSQISATLSLMPPQDFARIRKGRRTISHLIETAIKPTLKQSLDINDIICPYIANVQGLDLLPGDIELYDEYLVSDMLHQKAHKDPNLDFQAIWNNFELVLIRKILAPVMDKYDFIIMDCAPGYNLVTRSGLAASDFYILPARPEPLSVVGIQLLQRRIRALRDSHQDTDPRNIDPIKLDLLGIVFILSGGSLLNRYYNQVMKRVSDDFTSTQIFKYKIPMDVNVAKALDTFQPVVVSMPNTAGAKAFMKLTEEFIAKLKEAGGLAEQRPSRINLADIE, encoded by the coding sequence ATGGCACTCATCATTAGTACCGTCAATATGAAAGGGGGCGTTGGTAAAACCACCCTCACCGTCAACCTCGCCGCCTGCCTTGCCCGCCATCACAAAAAACGCGTACTTGTTGTTGACCTCGACTCCCAGATTAGTGCCACCCTCAGTTTGATGCCCCCCCAGGATTTTGCCCGCATCCGCAAAGGCCGCCGTACCATTAGCCACCTCATCGAAACGGCCATCAAGCCGACCCTCAAGCAAAGCCTAGATATCAACGACATCATTTGTCCTTACATTGCCAATGTCCAGGGCCTAGATTTGCTTCCTGGTGACATCGAGCTTTACGACGAATATCTCGTCTCGGACATGCTTCACCAAAAAGCCCACAAAGATCCGAACCTAGACTTTCAAGCCATCTGGAACAATTTTGAGCTGGTCTTAATTCGTAAGATTCTGGCGCCGGTGATGGATAAATACGACTTCATCATTATGGACTGTGCCCCCGGCTATAACTTGGTCACCCGGAGTGGTTTGGCCGCCAGCGATTTTTATATTTTGCCGGCCCGTCCCGAACCTTTATCTGTGGTGGGCATCCAACTCCTGCAACGGCGGATCCGTGCCCTACGGGATAGCCACCAAGACACTGATCCTAGAAATATTGATCCGATTAAGTTAGATCTATTGGGCATCGTCTTCATTCTTTCTGGTGGGAGCTTGCTGAATCGCTACTATAACCAAGTGATGAAACGGGTCAGCGATGACTTTACCAGTACGCAAATTTTTAAGTACAAAATTCCGATGGATGTGAATGTTGCCAAGGCCCTTGATACATTTCAGCCGGTCGTGGTTTCGATGCCGAACACGGCGGGGGCCAAAGCATTTATGAAACTAACAGAAGAATTTATCGCCAAACTCAAGGAAGCGGGGGGCCTCGCAGAACAGCGCCCTTCTCGAATCAACCTCGCGGATATCGAGTAA
- the pth gene encoding aminoacyl-tRNA hydrolase, whose protein sequence is MGQDKPLVIPQLIVGLGNPEPKYDHTRHNIGFEFVDRLAADWGATLQDNRKFQGVWAEVRRNGQKLGLLKPTTYMNRSGQSLRAVIDWYKIPPESVLVVYDDMDLPLGRLRLRLQGSAGGHNGIKSIISHLGTQSFPRLRIGIGKTQLQGDRPTIAHVLGKFAPAEKPVLNDVLGLAEEALALSLREGVEKAMSIYNARSVESGQS, encoded by the coding sequence ATGGGTCAAGACAAACCGCTCGTCATTCCCCAGTTGATTGTGGGGCTGGGGAATCCAGAACCGAAGTACGATCACACGCGCCATAACATTGGTTTTGAATTTGTTGATCGCCTCGCCGCAGATTGGGGTGCGACCCTCCAGGACAATCGGAAATTTCAAGGGGTTTGGGCGGAGGTGCGCCGCAATGGCCAAAAACTCGGTTTGCTCAAACCCACCACCTATATGAACCGTTCTGGGCAGTCGTTACGAGCCGTGATTGATTGGTACAAAATTCCACCGGAATCGGTACTGGTGGTTTACGACGATATGGATCTCCCCCTAGGGCGACTGCGGTTACGCCTGCAAGGATCCGCAGGGGGGCACAATGGGATTAAATCCATCATTTCCCATCTGGGGACCCAAAGTTTTCCTCGATTACGCATTGGCATCGGCAAAACCCAACTCCAAGGCGATCGACCCACCATCGCCCATGTGCTTGGGAAATTTGCGCCAGCAGAGAAGCCCGTTTTAAATGATGTGCTAGGGCTGGCGGAGGAAGCGTTAGCCTTGAGTCTCCGGGAAGGGGTGGAGAAGGCTATGAGCATCTATAATGCCCGCAGTGTTGAATCGGGTCAGTCATAG
- a CDS encoding DUF1825 family protein, which translates to MGFFDSEIVQQEAKTLFEDYQNLVQLGSDFGKFDREGKKMYIDQMESVMDRYKIFMKRFELSDDFMAQMAVEQMKTQLGQFGMTPQQMFDQMNLTLERMKAQIPD; encoded by the coding sequence ATGGGATTTTTTGACTCAGAAATTGTCCAGCAGGAAGCCAAAACTTTATTTGAAGACTACCAAAACTTAGTCCAACTCGGCAGTGACTTTGGTAAGTTCGACCGGGAAGGCAAGAAAATGTACATCGACCAGATGGAAAGCGTTATGGATCGCTACAAAATTTTCATGAAACGCTTTGAACTCTCCGATGACTTTATGGCCCAAATGGCTGTTGAGCAGATGAAAACCCAGCTTGGTCAGTTTGGCATGACTCCCCAACAAATGTTTGACCAGATGAATCTGACCCTCGAACGCATGAAGGCCCAAATCCCTGACTAA
- a CDS encoding acyl-CoA/acyl-ACP dehydrogenase: MRIGVGFSHLRRRGEPAVRAIPQGESYCLTGTIPWVTGYGFFQRAIAGATLPDGSELYGLIPLETSQHSGQGEIFCSQPLPLAAMGVSQTVTVKLQNWLVPAADVLVIQPPGTIHKGDRQQILHHGFFALGCARGVLNWLATTDFDDVTALEDHWQALHEQLFCAIKEPQKESFQTKLALRLSAIQTAQTFAQIALHWSGGAGNLLTSPAQRFYREAMMYSVFGQTQTIRAAMVKSLLPGKTSGYTVKSNYAGVVQW, translated from the coding sequence GTGCGGATCGGTGTGGGCTTTTCCCATCTCCGGCGGCGGGGCGAACCTGCGGTACGGGCAATCCCCCAGGGCGAGAGTTATTGCTTAACGGGTACTATCCCTTGGGTGACGGGCTATGGTTTTTTTCAACGGGCGATCGCCGGGGCCACTTTACCCGACGGTTCAGAATTGTATGGTTTGATTCCCCTCGAAACATCACAGCATTCAGGGCAGGGAGAAATTTTTTGTAGTCAACCCCTCCCCCTTGCTGCCATGGGGGTGAGTCAGACAGTGACGGTCAAACTCCAAAATTGGTTGGTTCCCGCTGCCGATGTTCTGGTGATCCAGCCCCCTGGCACGATCCACAAAGGCGATCGCCAGCAGATTTTGCACCATGGCTTTTTTGCGCTCGGCTGCGCCCGGGGTGTGCTTAATTGGTTAGCGACGACTGACTTTGACGATGTAACAGCCCTAGAAGACCACTGGCAGGCACTCCATGAGCAGTTGTTTTGCGCCATTAAGGAACCCCAAAAAGAAAGTTTCCAAACCAAACTGGCGTTGCGTCTCAGCGCAATCCAAACGGCCCAAACTTTTGCCCAAATTGCTCTTCATTGGTCAGGGGGAGCCGGGAATCTACTCACCAGTCCGGCCCAACGTTTCTATCGCGAAGCAATGATGTACAGCGTCTTTGGTCAAACCCAAACGATTCGCGCCGCCATGGTCAAAAGCTTGCTACCGGGAAAAACTTCAGGATATACTGTTAAATCGAATTATGCGGGTGTAGTTCAGTGGTAG
- a CDS encoding DUF2811 domain-containing protein: MNPTVSILAEIPEALHQSLTDYLETHPNWDQDRVFAAALSQFLLQTGEGQTPREAENYRTCARVYLETLFEQSKSY, encoded by the coding sequence ATGAATCCCACCGTGAGCATTTTGGCCGAAATTCCCGAAGCCCTACACCAATCCCTAACCGACTACCTAGAAACCCATCCCAATTGGGATCAAGACCGGGTGTTTGCGGCGGCGTTGTCCCAATTTCTGCTCCAAACCGGAGAAGGGCAGACCCCACGAGAGGCCGAAAATTACCGTACCTGCGCCAGAGTATACTTAGAAACGCTCTTTGAGCAGTCAAAGTCCTACTAA
- a CDS encoding acyl-CoA dehydrogenase family protein, whose translation MGQFAWENLAEYLRLSIAPQAEKLDQDPLALSQALDGLGDRHLLALRVPEKLGGSGLSAVEYYQATVAMAAASGALAFLQT comes from the coding sequence ATGGGTCAGTTTGCCTGGGAAAATTTAGCAGAATATCTCCGTTTATCGATTGCGCCCCAGGCGGAAAAGCTGGATCAAGATCCCCTTGCTCTCAGTCAGGCCCTTGATGGTCTAGGCGATCGCCATCTCTTGGCACTCCGGGTACCCGAAAAATTAGGGGGTTCTGGGTTGAGCGCCGTTGAATATTACCAAGCCACGGTGGCCATGGCGGCGGCTTCGGGGGCCTTGGCTTTCCTCCAAACCTAA
- a CDS encoding SHOCT domain-containing protein: protein MKQAIAKFLTQPKDRKVAVGLALLGSVTPLSGVHKFYVGQPVWGVVYILLWSTPIPQIACAIEAVWYLLQDFDSFQARFGLTKAPAADQAIAAVQQTAAIAEALRELEKLRIEGLITEYEFEQKRRQLLN, encoded by the coding sequence ATGAAACAGGCGATCGCCAAATTTTTGACCCAGCCCAAAGACCGCAAAGTTGCTGTCGGTCTCGCCCTCCTTGGTTCGGTAACGCCCCTCTCAGGCGTCCACAAATTTTATGTGGGGCAACCGGTTTGGGGGGTTGTGTATATTCTCCTCTGGTCAACGCCGATCCCCCAAATTGCCTGTGCCATCGAAGCCGTCTGGTACCTACTGCAAGATTTTGACTCGTTCCAAGCCCGGTTTGGTTTAACAAAAGCCCCGGCTGCTGACCAGGCGATCGCCGCTGTCCAACAAACTGCTGCCATTGCCGAAGCGCTCCGGGAACTGGAAAAACTCCGGATAGAAGGACTGATCACGGAATATGAATTTGAGCAAAAACGCCGCCAGCTTTTGAACTAA
- a CDS encoding ABC transporter permease: MKYWYETIAVSQRILLELWRRRRSLIFWILFPVSLLFLNGFILAERAGLSLAEAMEFAAPSTLVGAALFFSCLGGSIATVVSEREQHTLKRLFISPLSGTAYFLGIFLAHCLIGIGQALLVFAIAIFVGATFTGSVVVGIGIIFLSIIAYVGVGFILGTQLAKRTEDVNALVATFGVPLLILGGAFLPTSLFPEALLNAAQYNPIFHMNEALVGLWAEGETIGAIANHLWFLGIFALAMIAGGWLSYRRMIQVERQL, encoded by the coding sequence ATGAAATATTGGTACGAAACGATCGCCGTTAGCCAGAGAATTTTACTGGAGTTGTGGCGGCGGCGACGGAGCTTAATTTTTTGGATTTTATTTCCCGTTTCTCTCCTGTTCCTCAATGGGTTTATTTTGGCGGAACGGGCAGGTTTGAGCTTGGCTGAAGCGATGGAATTTGCGGCGCCTTCGACGTTGGTGGGGGCAGCTCTCTTTTTTAGCTGCTTGGGGGGCAGTATTGCGACGGTGGTTTCGGAACGGGAACAGCACACCCTCAAGCGTTTATTTATTTCCCCTTTGAGTGGGACGGCTTATTTTCTGGGGATTTTCCTCGCCCATTGTTTGATTGGGATTGGTCAGGCTTTGCTTGTTTTTGCGATCGCCATTTTTGTGGGCGCGACCTTCACGGGGTCGGTGGTGGTGGGCATTGGGATTATTTTCCTGAGCATCATCGCCTATGTAGGAGTCGGCTTTATTCTGGGAACTCAATTGGCGAAACGCACAGAGGATGTCAATGCGTTGGTGGCGACCTTCGGCGTACCGTTGTTGATCCTTGGGGGCGCTTTTTTACCGACCTCCCTCTTCCCGGAAGCTCTGCTAAATGCGGCCCAATATAATCCGATTTTTCACATGAATGAAGCCTTAGTGGGTCTTTGGGCTGAGGGGGAAACCATTGGGGCGATCGCCAATCATTTATGGTTTTTGGGAATTTTTGCCCTGGCGATGATCGCAGGGGGATGGCTATCCTATCGGCGGATGATCCAAGTAGAACGGCAACTGTAG
- a CDS encoding aromatic ring-hydroxylating dioxygenase subunit alpha produces MHNRHPQAVASSSPAIPQKLDVRACGINKNHWYVTARSAELTDQPLGFTLWNEDFVLYRDHTGQVQALEDRCPHRQVKLSAGQVVGDNLECAYHGWQFDTSGTCAHVPYLAENQKRPACKIRTLPVREQDGFIWVFPGNPERLTDGTIQPLPIPEWDHLNYIVSVTTIDCEGHFSYLIENLMDMYHGHLHDNYQAWASAKLEDIQVTEQRVDAHYEAQSYYKIDKIWSISQLFFPALRKLHPEPLDVSYVYPNWSATLGNDFKIMCLFCPTHSTRTRAYLLHFTSLNAFWRLHKLPVPFRRWVKDLCFNAAKGLLDGLVEQDVLMIEQEQRAYLENPQRQNVELNRALMAVQRLIKQQAIAQGEITQ; encoded by the coding sequence ATGCACAATCGCCACCCCCAAGCCGTCGCTAGTTCGAGTCCTGCTATCCCCCAAAAGCTTGATGTGCGCGCCTGTGGCATCAACAAAAACCATTGGTATGTGACGGCTCGCAGTGCTGAATTAACGGACCAGCCCCTGGGGTTTACCCTCTGGAATGAAGATTTTGTGCTCTACCGGGATCACACAGGTCAAGTCCAAGCCCTCGAAGACCGCTGTCCCCACCGCCAGGTGAAGCTCAGTGCCGGTCAAGTGGTTGGGGATAACCTTGAATGTGCTTACCATGGTTGGCAGTTTGACACGTCTGGTACCTGCGCCCATGTGCCCTATCTCGCAGAAAATCAGAAGCGGCCCGCCTGTAAGATTCGTACCCTACCCGTGCGGGAACAGGATGGTTTTATTTGGGTTTTTCCAGGGAATCCTGAACGTTTAACTGATGGGACGATTCAACCCCTGCCGATCCCAGAATGGGATCATCTAAACTACATTGTCAGCGTCACGACCATTGACTGTGAGGGGCATTTTTCTTATCTCATTGAAAACTTGATGGATATGTACCACGGTCACCTCCATGACAATTATCAAGCGTGGGCTTCGGCAAAGTTAGAGGATATTCAGGTGACCGAGCAGCGGGTAGATGCCCACTACGAAGCCCAGAGCTATTATAAAATTGATAAGATTTGGTCGATCTCCCAATTGTTTTTTCCGGCCCTGCGCAAGCTCCACCCGGAACCGTTGGATGTCAGCTATGTTTACCCCAACTGGAGCGCGACCTTGGGGAATGATTTTAAAATTATGTGCTTGTTTTGTCCGACCCACAGCACCCGCACCCGCGCTTACTTGTTGCATTTCACTTCCCTTAATGCCTTTTGGCGACTCCACAAACTGCCGGTGCCGTTCCGCCGCTGGGTAAAGGATCTCTGTTTCAATGCGGCCAAAGGGTTATTGGATGGCTTGGTAGAGCAAGATGTGCTGATGATCGAGCAGGAGCAACGGGCTTATCTGGAAAATCCTCAGCGCCAAAATGTGGAACTCAACCGTGCGCTGATGGCGGTGCAACGTTTAATCAAACAGCAGGCGATCGCCCAGGGTGAGATAACTCAATAA
- a CDS encoding RNA helicase has translation MQVDLNQVFPFQLDQFQKQAIAALDADRSVVVCAPTGSGKTVIGEYAIHRALAMGQRVFYTTPLKALSNQKFRDFGETFGEKQVGLITGDIIINAQATIVVMTTEIFRNMLYETPIGQVGTSLENVLTVVLDECHYISDRGRGTVWEESIIYCPSEIQIVGLSATIGNPEIFTAWINRTRQAAHEDHPNSKEHRCELVDSDHRPVPLEFLYSNKKGLYPLLDQAGEKMNTRLRSRTNAPQGKRKKRQREDCPSLFAIVRQLRQKDLLPAIYIIFSRRGCDRSVTQLNDITLVSPEEAKLLEATLLHFFLDNQGKLQEKLLNQYDGTPEFKALVLDFIAKNPFSTEKLVDYLQANLPLREQLWQYLAQQSKFARPEQVEPLLRGIAAHHAGILPAWKELVEKLFEMGLVKLVFATATLAAGINMPARTTVISALSKRTDEGHRMLTPSEFLQMAGRAGRRGMDKVGYVVTVETPFEGAKEASRLALSSAEPLRSWFTPSYGMVLNLLQKHSLEESKELLSRSFAEYQVQQQLSPEQEAIAELTTEIAHLDIDLAAFDERNFERYSKLKERLKEEERLLGILREQAELENRKLLAPLLDQLPLGSILHLKGKNLRVKEAVPAVLVEQTEEQQFLCLGTDKRWYLIKETDVVALNEGLFPADQLAQIPLPIDQNLTLGKNGKVDQEAFPLVAAIADYLLPLTEAPEVEAQKQRLVAVQAKFAASPLSQQDKPGKLLKRHQRRKDLRKELNRRQTLYRQHANKRSYYWQDFLNLIEVLQEFRALDGYTPTVLGRTAATIRGENELWLALCLLSGQLDHLAPEHLAAAICAIISEPPRGDSWTDYPQPNAVLEVLGIRKKDQGHNPVSLWELRRQLYQVQKHCGVTMPVWLESKFIGLVEQWALGVEWTELCENTSLDEGDIVRMLRRTVDVLWQIPQIPEIKPVLMRTAKEAIAKMKRFPV, from the coding sequence TTGCAAGTAGATTTAAATCAAGTTTTTCCGTTTCAGTTAGATCAGTTTCAAAAACAGGCGATCGCCGCCCTTGATGCCGACAGATCCGTGGTGGTCTGTGCGCCGACTGGCTCCGGTAAAACCGTCATTGGTGAGTATGCGATCCACCGTGCCCTCGCCATGGGTCAACGGGTTTTTTATACCACTCCCCTCAAAGCCCTTTCCAACCAAAAGTTCCGGGATTTTGGCGAAACCTTCGGCGAAAAACAAGTGGGTTTGATCACAGGCGATATCATCATCAATGCCCAGGCGACCATCGTCGTGATGACCACGGAAATTTTCCGGAATATGCTCTACGAAACCCCCATTGGTCAGGTGGGTACGTCCCTCGAAAATGTCTTAACAGTGGTGCTCGATGAATGCCACTACATTAGCGATCGCGGTCGCGGCACTGTCTGGGAAGAATCCATTATTTACTGCCCCTCCGAGATTCAAATTGTTGGCCTATCGGCGACCATTGGCAACCCAGAGATTTTTACCGCCTGGATTAATAGAACTCGTCAAGCGGCCCACGAAGACCACCCCAACAGCAAAGAACACCGCTGCGAATTAGTTGATTCTGACCACCGCCCCGTGCCCCTGGAGTTTCTCTATAGCAACAAAAAAGGCTTGTACCCGCTCCTCGATCAGGCAGGAGAAAAGATGAATACGCGCTTGCGATCGCGCACCAATGCCCCCCAAGGCAAGCGCAAGAAACGCCAGCGGGAAGACTGCCCCAGCTTATTCGCCATTGTGCGGCAACTCCGGCAAAAGGATCTGCTACCAGCGATTTACATCATTTTCAGTCGACGGGGCTGCGATCGCTCGGTCACCCAACTCAATGACATCACCCTCGTTTCCCCAGAAGAAGCCAAATTATTAGAAGCCACCCTGCTCCACTTTTTCTTGGATAACCAAGGGAAGCTCCAGGAAAAGCTCCTTAATCAATATGATGGCACCCCAGAATTTAAAGCCCTGGTGCTGGACTTCATCGCCAAAAATCCCTTTTCTACCGAAAAACTGGTGGACTATCTCCAGGCCAATCTCCCCCTGCGGGAGCAACTCTGGCAATACCTTGCCCAGCAGTCAAAATTTGCCCGTCCCGAACAAGTAGAACCGCTACTGCGGGGCATCGCGGCTCACCACGCGGGGATTCTGCCGGCCTGGAAGGAACTCGTCGAAAAGCTGTTTGAAATGGGCCTCGTGAAATTGGTTTTTGCGACGGCGACTTTGGCCGCAGGGATCAATATGCCCGCCCGCACCACGGTAATTTCTGCCCTCTCGAAACGAACCGATGAAGGCCATCGGATGCTCACCCCCTCGGAATTTTTGCAGATGGCGGGTCGAGCGGGTCGGCGGGGCATGGATAAAGTGGGTTATGTGGTCACTGTGGAAACCCCCTTTGAAGGGGCCAAGGAAGCGTCTCGGCTTGCTCTTTCTAGTGCAGAACCCCTGCGCAGTTGGTTTACGCCGTCCTATGGCATGGTCTTGAACCTGTTGCAAAAACATAGCCTGGAAGAATCTAAGGAACTCTTATCCCGGAGTTTTGCGGAATACCAGGTGCAACAACAACTCAGTCCGGAACAGGAGGCGATCGCCGAACTGACTACGGAAATTGCCCATCTTGATATTGACCTCGCAGCCTTTGACGAACGGAACTTTGAACGCTACAGCAAACTCAAAGAACGGCTCAAAGAAGAAGAACGGCTATTAGGCATCCTCCGGGAACAGGCGGAACTAGAAAACCGCAAACTGTTGGCCCCGTTATTAGACCAGCTCCCCCTCGGCTCAATCTTGCACCTTAAAGGGAAAAATTTGCGGGTCAAAGAAGCTGTTCCCGCTGTCCTCGTCGAGCAAACTGAGGAACAACAGTTTTTGTGTTTGGGCACCGATAAACGCTGGTACTTAATCAAAGAAACGGATGTGGTCGCCCTCAATGAAGGTCTTTTTCCAGCCGATCAACTGGCGCAAATTCCGCTACCCATTGATCAAAATCTCACCCTTGGGAAAAATGGCAAAGTGGATCAAGAGGCGTTTCCCCTCGTGGCGGCGATCGCCGATTACCTGTTACCCCTCACCGAAGCCCCCGAAGTAGAAGCCCAAAAACAACGCCTCGTCGCTGTCCAGGCCAAATTTGCCGCTTCTCCCCTGAGCCAACAGGACAAACCCGGCAAACTGCTCAAGCGTCACCAGCGACGCAAAGACCTCCGCAAAGAATTAAACCGTCGCCAAACCCTCTACCGTCAGCATGCCAACAAACGTTCCTATTATTGGCAAGATTTTCTAAACCTCATTGAAGTCTTACAGGAATTTCGTGCTCTTGATGGTTATACGCCAACGGTCTTAGGTCGTACTGCGGCAACGATTCGTGGGGAAAACGAACTATGGTTGGCGCTGTGTCTGCTGTCAGGCCAATTAGACCACCTTGCTCCAGAACATTTGGCCGCCGCTATCTGTGCAATCATCAGCGAACCCCCCCGGGGCGATAGTTGGACGGACTATCCTCAACCCAATGCTGTTTTAGAAGTGCTCGGTATCCGTAAAAAAGACCAGGGCCATAATCCCGTTAGTCTGTGGGAACTGCGCCGCCAACTGTACCAAGTGCAAAAGCATTGTGGTGTGACCATGCCTGTTTGGCTTGAAAGTAAATTTATTGGCCTCGTGGAACAATGGGCCTTGGGCGTCGAGTGGACAGAACTTTGTGAAAATACCAGCCTCGATGAAGGGGACATTGTGCGGATGTTACGGCGCACGGTGGATGTCCTCTGGCAAATCCCCCAAATCCCGGAGATTAAACCTGTTCTCATGCGCACAGCCAAAGAGGCGATCGCCAAAATGAAACGCTTCCCCGTTTAG
- the secG gene encoding preprotein translocase subunit SecG → MLESILQIVWMVSAVGLILLVLLHSPKGDGLGGIGGQAQMFTSTKSAETALNRATWILCITFMSLTVILSAGWLTPVVGQ, encoded by the coding sequence ATGTTGGAATCTATTTTGCAAATTGTGTGGATGGTCTCCGCCGTTGGCCTTATTCTGCTGGTCTTACTCCATAGCCCCAAGGGAGACGGTTTAGGGGGAATTGGCGGTCAGGCACAGATGTTTACCAGTACAAAAAGTGCCGAAACGGCTCTTAACCGTGCTACTTGGATTTTGTGTATTACCTTTATGAGCTTAACGGTCATCCTGAGTGCGGGTTGGTTAACACCAGTCGTTGGTCAATAG
- a CDS encoding DUF5340 domain-containing protein, translated as MTMEPLPLPSHIHYETILQILERKAQRVATKDPMTRTQIQQLILTLRKAFSQQKQLERSCDQLRIPYEYHWSLNNQTPDHTPEA; from the coding sequence ATGACCATGGAACCCTTACCCCTGCCCTCCCACATCCACTACGAAACGATCCTGCAAATTTTGGAGCGCAAAGCCCAACGGGTCGCCACCAAAGATCCCATGACCCGGACTCAAATCCAGCAATTGATCCTCACCCTGCGCAAGGCTTTTTCTCAACAAAAGCAACTAGAGCGTAGTTGTGACCAGCTCCGTATCCCCTACGAATACCATTGGTCTCTCAACAATCAAACGCCAGACCACACCCCGGAAGCATAG
- a CDS encoding HAD family hydrolase → MAPKTIIAFDFDGVICDGLPEYFHSACLAYQTIWPSTPEDLLTELQADFNELRPLIETGWEMIILLRALQQHIPKARLWAAWQIVVQQILQQENLNSAQLIEALDRVRDRQLQTQLDQWRGRHQFYPGMVKLLQNLLDQDDVTPYIITTKEARFTRQLLQHQNVDFPAAQIFGKEQKQPKTITLKQLLTPEVETFLFIEDRLKTLEKVQQQPELNTLQLFLADWGYNTAPERSTATKQGIPVVNLSQWVQTVTEKTR, encoded by the coding sequence ATGGCACCAAAAACAATTATTGCCTTTGACTTTGACGGGGTGATCTGTGACGGGCTGCCGGAATATTTCCATTCCGCTTGCCTTGCGTATCAAACGATTTGGCCCAGTACGCCGGAAGATTTGTTGACAGAATTACAGGCGGACTTCAACGAATTACGGCCTTTAATCGAAACGGGTTGGGAGATGATCATCCTCCTACGAGCTTTACAACAACACATTCCTAAAGCGCGACTCTGGGCAGCTTGGCAAATTGTTGTTCAGCAGATTCTCCAGCAGGAAAATCTGAATTCTGCCCAGTTAATAGAAGCCCTTGATCGAGTGCGCGATCGCCAACTGCAAACCCAGTTAGACCAATGGCGGGGACGACACCAATTTTATCCGGGAATGGTGAAATTACTGCAAAATTTACTGGATCAGGATGACGTAACGCCCTATATCATCACGACGAAAGAAGCCCGTTTTACGCGACAATTACTCCAGCATCAGAATGTCGATTTCCCGGCGGCCCAAATTTTTGGCAAAGAGCAAAAACAACCCAAAACTATCACCTTAAAGCAATTGCTTACACCGGAGGTAGAAACTTTTCTATTCATTGAAGATCGCCTCAAAACCCTGGAAAAAGTTCAACAGCAACCGGAATTAAACACCCTGCAACTGTTTCTTGCAGACTGGGGCTATAACACTGCCCCTGAGCGATCTACCGCCACAAAACAGGGGATCCCTGTCGTGAATTTGTCCCAATGGGTTCAAACGGTCACTGAAAAAACTCGCTAA